A window of Triplophysa dalaica isolate WHDGS20190420 chromosome 7, ASM1584641v1, whole genome shotgun sequence contains these coding sequences:
- the LOC130425719 gene encoding zinc finger protein 208-like, which yields MEVNDADVKHQNMKKTSLNVLRKVTLSTGDEKRGKRSSDVACHQCQKSFSGEAQLKRHIKYHTAEKPFTCQQCGRGFTSKSVLQIHVRTHTGEKPFTCQLCGKSFTVMSALKIHLRIHTGEKPFTCQQCGKSFSGTGDLKLHMRVHTGEKPFTCHQCKKSFRSRGHLKRHMMIHTGEKPHTCDQCGKSFANLENLKVHMRSHTGEKPFACLQCGQSFSFMGNLKRHMRSHTGEKPFTCLLCGNSYRCSSQFKTHMRIHTGEKPYSCQQCGKSFTSRNNLRNHMRTHSGEKTFSCHQCEKKFGYESTLKLHMRIHTGEKPFTCDQCGKSFTVASQLKIHVRVHTGEKPFMCHQCEKRFSSIGSLKNHLRTHSEVKPFACHHCEKSFRTGSQLKEHVRVHTGEKPIPCQQCEKCFSSTGTLKKHMRVHTGEKPFMCHQCEKCFPTTSNLNRHMMSHTGEKPHSCDQCGKSFRDKCYLEVHKSSHTGEKPYPCDQCEKSFLSSDGLQKHLRTHTGEKPYACDQCGKSFTVKGSLQIHMRTHTGEKPYSCDQCGKSFAEKSYVQEHKRTHTGEKPYSCDQCGKSFTFSSYLRTHKKSHTGEKPVTCGGVQMKSVICSSYSNSPINVNKSLQEFFILLLEEKKLENMRDPELYRMKDEDTEEQRDMMEVNEASQAEVNDADGKHQDVKTIQNVSLKGTGDKTLGRSFPKDEQMRTHSGENPFACDQCEKTYRIQKQLVQHMKTHNRVKPFTCCHCGKSFSYMGALKNHLRIHTGEKPFTCQHCEKILSCESQFKSHLKIHTGEKHHACDQCGKSFKCESALNIHMRIHTGEKPFACDHCGRSFRSGSNLKVHVRFHTGEKPHTCRLCGKNFTTSAHLKRHVRIHTGEKPFMCHQCEKSFRCVSALNIHMRIHTGEKRYTCEQCGKSFTFMGSFQGHLRIHTGERPFTCQQCGKSLTSNGSLMSHMRTHTGEKPYTCQHCEKSFRCSGQLKVHTRIHTGEKPFACRQCEKSFKCSSQLKIHVRVHTGEKPFMCHHCEKSFSHTGNLRKHLRTHTGEKPFTCDQCEKSFTSKNILKNHMRLHAEETTFSCYWCQKTFRCESSLIKHVWTHSGIENLACP from the exons atggaagtgaatgatGCAGATGTGAAACATcagaatatgaaaaaaacaagtctgaatgttttgagaaaagtaactctgagcACAGGAGATGAAAAGCGTGGAAAGAGATCCTCAGACGTTGCGTGTCATCAGTGTCAAAAGAGTTTTTCAGGTGAAGCACAACTTAAGAGACACATCAAATATCACACTGCAGAGAAACCCTTCACATGTCAACAGTGTGGAAGGGGTTTCACAAGTAAAAGTGTCCTTCAGATACACgtgagaactcacactggagaaaaaccatTCACATGTCAActgtgtggaaagagttttacagtTATGAGTGCCCTCAAGATACACTTAAGAATTCATACGGGAGAGAAACCATTCACATGccaacagtgtggaaagagtttttcaGGCACAGGTGACCTCAAGCTacacatgagagttcacaccggagagaaaccatTTACATGTCATCAGTGCAAGAAGAGTTTTAGATCTCGCGGTCACCTTAAGAGACACATGatgattcacactggagagaaaccccACACGTgtgatcagtgtggaaagagttttgcAAATCTGGAGAACCTTAAGGTACACATGAgatctcacactggagagaaaccattTGCTTGTCTTCAGTGTGGACAGAGTTTTTCATTCATGGGTAACCTGAAGAGACACATGAGATcccacactggagagaaaccctTCACATGCCTTCTGTGTGGAAACAGTTACAGATGCTCAAGTCAAtttaagacacacatgagaattcacaccggagagaaaccttacTCATGccaacagtgtggaaagagttttacaagtAGAAATAACCTAAGGAACCACATGAGAACCCACTCtggagaaaaaacattttcatgtcaTCAGTGTGAGAAGAAGTTTGGATATGAAAGTACACTCAAGttacacatgaggattcacactggagagaaacccttcacatgtgatcagtgtggaaagagtttcactgTTGCATCACAACTCAAGATCCATgtgagagttcacactggagagaaaccctTCATGTGTCATCAGTGTGAAAAGAGATTTTCAAGTATTGGCAGCCTTAAGAATCACTTGAGAACTCACAGTGAAGTGAAACCGTTTGCATGTCATCATTGTGAAAAGAGCTTTAGAACTGGCAGTCAACTTAAAGAACACgtgagagttcacactggagagaaaccgaTTCCGTGTCAGCAGtgtgaaaagtgtttttcaagTACCGGTACCCTTAAGAAgcacatgagagttcacactggagagaaaccctTCATGTGTCATCAGTGTGAGAAGTGTTTCCCAACTACCAGTAACCTTAATAGACACATGATGagtcacactggagaaaaaccacACTCATGTGATCAGTGTGGGAAGAGTTTCAGAGATAAATGTTACCTTGAGGTACACAAGAGCagtcacactggagaaaaaccctACCCATGTgatcagtgtgaaaagagtttcttAAGTAGCGATGGTCTTCAGAAGCATttgagaactcacactggagagaaaccttatgcatgtgatcagtgtggaaagagttttacagtTAAAGGAAGCCTTCAGATacacatgagaactcacacaGGAGAAAAACCCTACTCATgtgatcagtgtggaaagagttttgcagaaaaaagttACGTTCAGGAACACAAGAGAACTCATACTGGAGAGAAACCCTACTCATgtgatcagtgtggaaagagttttacattCTCAAGTTACTTAAGGACACACAAGAAAagtcacactggagagaaacctgtCACGTGTG GTGGAGTGCAGATGAAGAGTGTTATATG CTCCTCCTACAGCAATTCAccaataaatgtgaataaatcacTTCAGGAGTTCTTCATACTGTTGCTGGAGGAGAAGAAGCTTGAGAACATGAGAGATCCAGAACTATACAGAATGAAAGATGAAGATACTGAGGAACAAAGAG aTATGATGGAAGTGAATGAGGCCAGTCAAGCTGAAGTGAATGATGCTGATGGGAAACATCAGGATGTGAAAACAATACAGAATGTTTCACTGAAAGGAACAGGAGACAAAACGCTTGGAAGGAGTTTCCCAAAAGACGAACAAATGAGAACTCACAGTGGAGAGAATCCATTTGCATGTGATCAGTGTGAGAAAACTTACAGAATTCAAAAACAGCTCGTACAGCACATGAAAACTCACAATAGGGTCAAACCATTCACATGTTGtcactgtggaaagagtttttcaTACATGGGTGCTCTTAAGAATCAtttgagaattcacaccggagagaaaccatTCACGTGTCAACACTGTGAGAAGATCTTATCGTGTGAAAGTCAATTTAAGAGTCACTtgaaaattcacactggagagaaacatCACGCATgtgatcagtgtggaaagagttttaaatgtgaaagtgcacttaatatacacatgagaattcacaccggagagaaaccatTCGCATGTGATCATTGTGGAAGGAGTTTCAGAAGTGGAAGTAACCTTAAGGTACACGTGAGatttcacactggagagaaacctcacacatgcCGTCTGTGTGGAAAGAACTTTACAACGTCTGCTCATCTGAAGAGACAcgtgagaattcacactggagagaaaccctTCATGTGTCATCAGTGCGAAAAGAGTTTTAGATGTGTGAGTGCACTTAATatacacatgagaattcacactggagagaagcGATACACATGTGagcagtgtggaaagagttttacattCATGGGAAGCTTTCAGGGTCATttgaggattcacactggagagagacCATTCACATGtcaacagtgtggaaagagtttaaCAAGTAATGGAAGCCTTATGAGccacatgagaactcacaccggagagaaaccctACACGTGCCAACACTGTGAGAAGAGTTTTAGATGTTCAGGTCAACTCAAGGTACACAccagaattcacactggagagaaaccattTGCATGCCggcagtgtgaaaagagttttaaaTGTTCAAGTCAACTTAAGATCCATgtgagagttcacactggagagaaaccctTCATGTGTCATCACTGTGAGAAGAGTTTTTCACATACAGGGAACCTTAGGAAACATttgagaactcacactggagagaaaccgtTCACATGTgatcagtgtgaaaagagttttacCAGTAAAAACATTCTGAAGAACCACATGAGACTCCACGCTGAAGAAACAACATTCTCATGTTATTGGTGTCAGAAGACATTTAGATGTGAAAGTTCACTTATAAAACATGTTTGGACTCACTCTGGCATCGAAAATCTTGCATGCCCTTAG